The genomic window TGAAAGGAGTCCCATTATGCTCCGGAGAGAGAAATGAAAATATCTCAATCTTCCaaaattcaatcttttagtcTCTTGATATTCAAATTTCATTCCAATTTTGACTATTTCAatccattctaatttcgatttcaattttgaCTTCCGTCACGAATCAAATACACCATAAGATTATCAACAGCTTATTATTTGGCTGGTATCATTAGGCCACACCTCATCGGCATTGCAGCTGGTCCTCAAAAATCTGGAGGTGGCCACCGCATCTGGAGGTGGCCACCGGCCCTGCGGTGGCCACCGATGAGCGAAACACCGTATGAGTGCAGGGAAGGTCACGTGGGATCTGGTGCAGAGAAACGCCCTCATTTTAGCTGACCCAGGTTATTGATTTCCTCGCCATTCATCGTTCCACCGAAGTGGTTTGTAGTAATTGTAACGCTTCTATTTACTCTCTTCTGTTATGAAGTGAGAACAATTTAAGCTCTTGTCAGTTCTGAAATCCGTGAGAAAGAATGAGATGGAAATGTTTTATTATTATCACATCTTTTCCTTTCCCAAGGGATAAGAAGCATTTTCATGTCAGCAATCAACCAAGAGAGTAAAAACGATATTAGCCTGCACATAATAACTCCAAACTTGTAGTCTTAAACTATGGCCATTATAGAAATTCCGGGATACGTATAAGTGGTAGGTTTATTATGCCTTATAAACACTACAATGACGTAATTGTTGTTTCAGAAATATACCAGCTTTTCTGTTCAGGTGGCTGTGCTTGGCGTGCTGTCCATTAATAGAGAGAATCATTAGATGCAGTCCCCAGGCTTGGCTCATTATTTGCCACTTGCCCCGGGCCCGGGGAAGCCTCGGTAATACGTTCTGATCGATGTAAACAGAAGAAGAAATAGTCTCATGCATGTGAGACTTGGGGGGCTCACCGACTGCAACCGGCAATTATTGCAGTTTACTATGTGTTCCCCACTCGCAATCCACGGAACTAACATGATTCCGGCATGTGATCCCAAGAAAAGTATGCATACTTGGGTCTTATTTTTGGTGTACATGCTGCTTTTGGTCCTCCTCTTTTCatgcttctcttttttttttttttcaattaatgtCGAGCCTAGCGCTGGTATCCTTGGCTATCATGTTGTCAGCCTTCGCTGACAAGAGAACCTACTCAGAATTCAGAAAGCAAGGAGCATCAATAATACAAAAGCAAATGAGTTTTTATCAACTCATTTCACACCAATACAGCATTTGTCCCTTGCTCTAGATGCTGTTTTCCTTCTAAGAATAGCTTCTCACTTTTAGCTCTGAAAATATTAAATCGATACCATCGTTAAATAGCTAGACATACCTTTCTTGTACCTTCTTTTGTATGGCCAAAACAATCTCATAAACGCAATAAATTGTTGTGATAGAAAAGCATTTCTGTAACTTCCACATGAGAAAAGGAAATGATACAGTAGAAACAAGAAAGGTCCTCCCTGGATGTTAAAAAAAGCCACAGGGGCATAGTGTGGAGTCTTCACCAGCTAGCGACTAGGTAAGCTTTTCTTGGACCAGAACCATTGGGCCTAGCAAACATGGAATCAGCCAGTTAAGATTGAAACGTTGAGAGGGAGTGACATGGAGAAAATTAATCTTTTAACCATTAAATCCATGTATTTACAAGAAAACTTGAATCCTATCATCTAATTACCCAGCTAATCCGGTAGGACACCTTTCTGTTTTTTCCTGAGAGGAAATCCAGTAGCACACCTTTAAAAAGAGTTATAAAAATGCTTCTGAATTACGTGGAGCACCATTTGAGCAATTAATATATCATCCTGAAGTTGGCTTACCTATTCACCGAGGCTTCTTCATGTCCAATAGAAGTGTAGATAGCGCAGGCTACCCTCGGGATTCAGATGGCTATTATTGGAGGTTGTCACAGCCCAGCCCATAGGGCTCTTGGGCCTGGCAAAATTTGGAGAGCCCAAAATAGAGCTTgacgggaggaggaggaagactcctaaccggagtcttcttcctctccgaccCCGATGAAATCGGATCCATGGAGTCCGGCTTAGGGTAGGATAGCTCTCCTATaaaaccctccttccctcccttaagactctccaccggtgatcttcgagcTTGATCTCTTGATTTCTTCCGTTGAAGTCGTGACCTCTTGTACTCATGCTCGCCGGAAATTGGAGCCGACAACGCTGTTAAAacttgaggtaagcccttctcctccttcctctcttccttcccctcctttccatagcttcgtgcaccctcgccggccttcaggatcgtcggaaaatccatgaaaatggtgaatcctgttttgctctgtttcggtcagatcatttcttctcttttccggccaccggcgccgTCGGTTGCGACATCTCATCCCTATGATAGGATCctcatccctttatctctctttcctgaaggtattggccgccagtgaccggccaatgatcggaaaacaaaagaaaaagtggTAGTCCTCTGTTTttctgatctcttcttgatttctcgcCGGCCGAACTTTGTCGCCGGCCATTccttgctccaccgccgcctccacctgctgccgAACCTCCGACGAAGCCGTCGCCCTCGCCGAAGCCAAGCTGGAGCCCCCTCGtccatcccctgtttcggcccaagggaagccgtgggaaaaaaaaagaaagaagaagaaagaaggaaaagaaaaagaaaaagaaaaaaaaaagaaaaaaaagaagaaagagaaaaataaaaataaaaaaaaatttaaaaaaaagaagagagagaaattttctctctctcctctccctcctttctctctcctctctctacattctctctatattttctctctctaaattttctctctagacctttctctctctttatggattttatctctctagtgtctttctctctttgatttcatcacgaatcctaggataaaattgatatgaaaatatgatgatctgagattgcttcaaagttcgtgcagtagattagatttcgattcgatctttattcgaaattgataacataaatcatggttaatccatattgagtcatcctgatatgacctctgatgatctcgaccatgattgcctcattggaaggatacgaagattctctccccactttctctctctactttctttctctaaaattttttctctctctttatgaattttctctctctagaagtcttatggatcagtggaggatcctgatatatacacaaatcctaattttagttaattctaagagaggtcctagatttgtgttattatgattgattatcggataatttttttcatatatgatttttatatgtgattagggttatgaagagatgattgtctgcatatgatatcgagtggaatattttgttaaagaaattcataaatcaaagaagaacattgatttctatgcttggatcagtcaccggtaaaggtaaaatctctgtacatgatcattgttatatatgttattttaccgtttgtttttatctcattgatttcacatcgttggatttgagatcgatgaatttgttatatccgagatactgttatttatttatgtgattttgagcatgagtatgttatatcaatacatatgtatcagtgattgatggcatgattttatgggtatgacatatttattacactgcaaaatttgaattgattaatgaagtcaaatattataatttcatgaaaataaaaagaaagaaaaatatggtttggactggccttgtcatgtggaatagcctgtcaggagtttatgcctggaacagcccccacaggcttatgtgtgaaagaatctgatccgagaaagatcatgaatgatttgatccgagaaagatcatagcCATTTGATCCGAAAaatatcatgaatatttcgatccaagGAAGATCACataaatcgatccgaataaaagatcgtcgcatgatcctggtagtccaaagccaaagaccaaaagaaaaggattaaagacgatgtgataatagaagaaaatagaaagataagacatgaaacaatcgttgaataaaattgtttcacttattaacatatgataatgcatctcttttgataaaataaataatctataaatatttgcagtattctggacagtgaacatcgacttttatgtgttattgcttatctttattttcagattatattattatattggtgtgatatggaaattcttactggactgtaaagctcacaccccttcatctttcttttcttctcagaattacaagatgtccatggttggctatggtatggatttgtgagtgagcggatgcatagatagaataccgttgatatctgatcagaggatcgaaggaatgttaattgtaattatgcaagttttatgaattattattgaaattaaatattatggttgataagattgtaatgatttaatttggccttgcatattctttagggcttgctctaaggagtgtgcagccatcacgtatccgatccggatgttgggttcggggtatGACAGAGATAATCTACAGGTTAGTGTAGAACTTCTCTCCACTCGTGGAAATATGAGTTGATATGAAATTACTGACATagagagatatatttttttaattaataatttattctgTTCTGTATTTCTAGCTTGTTTTCATGAATTACGTATAattcaattgtatcattttttttaaaaattaagtatTCGTATTTTTCCTTGATTGAATGGCTTCTTGAagcatttcttttttttaataactGTTAATCACCTACAATTCTAGAATCaatgaatattttaaattatttagagtTTACGAATGAAATATTTGTTGCCCTTGAATAGTTGATGTCATGTGCTGTTGCTTTTTGCCTTTTCCCCATCTTGTCGTCAATACCTTTGCCTCCAATTCTTCTATGCATTTATATTGATAGGAAgttattttcctttttttctgtTAATTTTTAGACATTTCTAGGTTTCTCTCTAACTTTTTATCAGAATCATTACAATCTTTTTTTACCTGaaccataaaaataattttcaaataccTATATTTAATGACTCATTCGCACAATATTCTGTATGAGAATTGATTATTCACTAATCACTATCTTTTTGAGACACTTGTTTGTGAATTTCTTTAACCTAGAGGGCAGTTAGGATGATGCAGTTGGCTTGTGAGCCGCCCCAAATCTGACCTTAACTACCAACTGACCAAAACCCACCTGCAGATCCAAGTCCTACGTAACTTCACTTTTTCTAACTCAGTCACAATATGGTTAGGTCCATACGAGAGAGGTAAGCTACTAGAGATATCAAATGGCGCACAACAAGAGCTATCTAGGAAGGAGTCCTAATGGTTATATATAGTAAGTCATGTTTTGATCATTATATTTAACCTTCTATTTAATTGACAGACACAGGTTCATGTTTCTGATGAAGAATCCTTATGTTTATCTTAATGACACATGATTGTCGTATACAGTTACATCATATGAACTACATACGTGCATGTGTACATATGAATGTGCACGCATACACAAATATACACACTCAGATGCATACACACATGCATAAAATAATACTCTAATGCATATCAGCTATTTGGTCTGGGTTGGCCAGATTCAGAGCTCTATTGCAACAATTTTTGGTTCGGTTAGTTCAAGATTTGTATGCATTTTATTTTTCCTTAAAGTACGATAGGGTAAAAAACTTTCCCAAGTCATTAACGTAGCTCAATACAACCTTGGAGTCAGGTTGGCGAACGCAAGCCACCAACTTCACCTCCCTCCAAATAAAGTATGTCCTGTTAGCATAAAATGGTGGCTTTAGTTAATTATTTTCAACCTTCATGTCAATCCCAGCCATAATTAGAGAGACGTTTTGACCTAGGGAAACTAAGAAAGTATATTCTAGAAACAAAAGTGGGACACCTCTTCTCCACACCCACGTGTCCTACGCAAGAAATAGAGTGGTTGATAGGCCGATGTTGGGCCCAGAAGATTGCAAGTTTAATGAGCCCATTCTGCAGCCCGATACACAATGCCTAGAATTTAGGCCCGAGGCCTGCCACATGATCAGTGGTGCTAACAAATGTGCCCCGCTGTTCTGCCCTCTCCAGTCTCGTGACCTAAAAATGGAATGATCACTCCACAGTGAGCGCAATAATTAGTACACGGAGTGCAAGGCAAGCAAACCAAGCACTCCACTCGCGAGATTTAATGCTTCCACCGTCCACGTGATGCGTACCTCCAAGACTCTTAGCCAAATAATGCTAATCACTTAGTTAACTAATCTAATTCCactttctacaaaaaaaaaaacctaatctaattccaCAGTCCATTGACCACGCACGCCATACCAATTCTCAATTCACTGTGTCTTTCCGGATAGTAGTTAATCAAACCATTAACAAGATTTGCATATTATTTAATGCCAAGAGCGGCGGGATCTGCCCCCCTCAACGGTCACCGCTTATAAAATTATAATCCTATCAACCGTGACACATTAAGAAATAGCCGAGCaccatttttataaatattaacaatataaatatttattttaattttattttaaattttaaaaatataaatatatttattgtagttgattatttttaaatataaatataattaataataatgatgtagagataataaaaattataataatgatAATGATAATTATTATAGCAGCAGAATTGACAGCATTTATAATCTGATAATATAGGGACAGTACTAATGGTGTtacgataaaaataataaaatgatgataataattataataaatttaataataaaaatgatGGTAGAGATGAAGAGGATAACAATAATAGTATAATAATGATAGTTGGGCTGGGGTCGTAAAAggtatgtattttttattttcaaatatagttaggataaaaaattttaattttaaaaatgataaaattaatttaaaaataaaatatactattaaatattttttaaaaaaattattttaaaaatataaatataaaaatgccaCGCAGGCTAAGAAAAATCTCAGAACACAGAGTGAAGCCAGCCCATTCCCAGCTCAGCAGACAAAACTTCTCTCTCCTCTGGCTTCTCCGGAACCCCTCCGTCCTCTATTTCAATCGACATTCCGTCTTCTTCTTTGGGCCTCCCCTCTCCTTCGCAGTCCAAAGCAAAAGCAGGACTCCCAcccaaagaaaggaaaaaaactaaaagaagagaggaagaaggaaaggaaagaaagccCCTCTCCCTCTTGAACTACTCCGTCCATCCTAATTCCCTTTTTTGCGTCTCTGGCCCATTGGTCGGGTCACTCCCTCTCAGCCACAAAATGCTTCAAAAATTCGCACTGGCATTCAAGACCAAAACCATCGAGTTCTTCGCCGACGACGAAAAGGAGGAGGACGACGAGGACAAGGCGAGCATCTCCGCCGCCATCGACCTCGACCCCGGCCCTGAAGAGATCATCACCGGCCAGCGCGTCGTCGTCCTCAAGCCCGACCCTCTCCCCCCTCCCCGCAAGCCCGACCCCGAAACCCTAATCCTCGCCCTCTTCGCCACCATCTCCTCCTTCCGCGCCGCCTACCTGCACCTCCAGACCGCCCactcccccctcctccccgacgCCGTCCGCTTCGCCGACCGCGCCGCGGTCTCCCACCTCCGCCGGCTATCCGACCTCAAGGACTCCTACTtccaaaaccctaaccctagccccAGGCAGGTTTTCTCCTTCTCCTCCCACTTGCAGGCCCAGGTGCAGGAGAACCAGCACCTCCTCCGCACCTTCGACGCCGTCGTCAACCGCCTCCAGTCCGACATCGACCGGAAGGACGCCGAGTCCGCCGCCCTGAAGCGGAGCCTCTGGGACATCGAGGCGGCCAATTCGAAGCTTGCGAAGCGGCTCGACCGGGCCTGCGCCCCTCCCGATGGGAAAGTCGAGGCCTTGCTGTCGATTGGGGTCTTCGACTCGGTGCTCAAGGACACTTGCCGGGTCGTGCACCGGTTCACCCGGTGCCTGGTCGATCTGATGAAGAGATCCGGATGGAGTTTGGATTTGGTGGCTAACTCGATCTACCCCAATGTGGATTACGCCAAAGCAGGGCATTGTCCGTATGCAATTCTGTCCTATATTTATCTGGGGATGTTTAGAGGGTTCGATTCTGAGGGCTTCAGTCGCGAAGGGAGTGATGGAATTGGGTTGGACGGGATTGATGTTAATACTCGGAGAATGAATTCTCTTACACAATTCATCGAGCATTCAGCTGTCGATCCATTGGAGCTGATTAGTGGGAGCTCAAGTTGCGATTTTGCGAAGTTCTGTGAGAGGAAGTACCGGCAACTCATTCATCCAGGCATGGAGTCCACCCTTTGCAGGAATTCGGACCATGGGGAATCCGTATGGGGCACATTGTGGCCCTCAAGCCCTCTTTATGAGCCATTTGTGAACATGGCCAGCTCGATTTGGACACTCCACAAGTTGGCATGGGCTTATGATCCGGTGGTGGAAATCTTTCAGGTGGCAGGGGGGACTGAGTTCTCAATGGTTTACATGGAAAGCATTGTCCGAGGGGCAGTCACCATGGGCTCAGACCACGGGAAGAAGTCACGGCCAAAGGTCGGGTTTACTGTGGTTCCGGGATTTCGGGTTGGGAAGACAGTGATTCAGAGTAGGGTGTATCTGAATGGCTTGAAGGAGGTGGTACAATTCCATGTTTAACATTGTAAATGGAAAGATTAGCGATGTCCTATTGGTACAGGAGATAATAGGAAGGGTATGAAAAGATTGTATTAATAACATGAAGGATTAcagaatataataaaatatacatTTCAATTTTTCATTGGATTTGCTGTAAGGCTTACTTTTCTTTGTCTTATTTCGGTACATGTTCAATTAAAGGCTGTTTTGGGTGAGTTATCTTGATTTTGATCTGTGAGCTAGATGCCATATTTTGGAGTTTTGATAGGAAAAAAGGCAGTTTATTTTGCCATTTCCTTCAAGGAAATGCATTTGGTTCTAAGACCAGAGGCCTGTTTCTTGATCGTGAATATAACAGAAATATATAATAGGATTTACAAATTGGTGGTATGTGGTGGACTCTTCATTGCGAATGCTGTGAGTAGGTCTGGATCTCAGCTATTCTGTTCATTGATTTGGTTGAGCTTCTTCTCTAAATTCCAATTTTAGGTTGGATAGTGTGCTAGATCTATGACTTAGCATATAGTATTCAATTCCAAATATTGTCCTTTGTGTCTGTCAGAGTGGAATGTGAagcattattattatattaattattattattattattattattattattattattattgttttgtttttttttgttgttgttgttgttgttgttgttgttgttgttattgttttgttgttgttgttgttgttgcggtcaatctccttgtcgtctggtcgtcgggaacgagcacctgcaaaggaaatccacactgaccggagatgcctccgacggggacccttcgacggtcaagtcagagaggagactaggcaacagtagagaggaatcaggggactcagtggtggagagagcgagagagagaaagagagagaaaggacctCCCCTCAAGCTGCTGCCTTACCTCattttatagtaggaggtggtatggtcccgccgtcggtaatgtagacaactgaagagttgtcaaataGTCGGGGGTTGTCACAtcgttgacgagctgaca from Elaeis guineensis isolate ETL-2024a chromosome 4, EG11, whole genome shotgun sequence includes these protein-coding regions:
- the LOC105043593 gene encoding protein GRAVITROPIC IN THE LIGHT 1; the protein is MLQKFALAFKTKTIEFFADDEKEEDDEDKASISAAIDLDPGPEEIITGQRVVVLKPDPLPPPRKPDPETLILALFATISSFRAAYLHLQTAHSPLLPDAVRFADRAAVSHLRRLSDLKDSYFQNPNPSPRQVFSFSSHLQAQVQENQHLLRTFDAVVNRLQSDIDRKDAESAALKRSLWDIEAANSKLAKRLDRACAPPDGKVEALLSIGVFDSVLKDTCRVVHRFTRCLVDLMKRSGWSLDLVANSIYPNVDYAKAGHCPYAILSYIYLGMFRGFDSEGFSREGSDGIGLDGIDVNTRRMNSLTQFIEHSAVDPLELISGSSSCDFAKFCERKYRQLIHPGMESTLCRNSDHGESVWGTLWPSSPLYEPFVNMASSIWTLHKLAWAYDPVVEIFQVAGGTEFSMVYMESIVRGAVTMGSDHGKKSRPKVGFTVVPGFRVGKTVIQSRVYLNGLKEVVQFHV